In one Zobellia galactanivorans genomic region, the following are encoded:
- a CDS encoding ThuA domain-containing protein, producing MKSRILQFTCFIILTFNHMAFAQDQFKVLLFTVQDTWHYECIPNAVDAFHKMAAEHQFKFDWTQSSEDLALKLPSYDVVVFLNANTDNLTNEQLKVLQTHIQNGNGFVGVHSTSDSEIRNPWFDNLIGGVFRDHPQFQAAVLSNHDANFPSNLHLPEKWLWSDEWYNFDLLKSDAIKVLLSVDEDTYDYQKGYDEIPLKGMGKNHPIAWYQFYDGGRSFYTALGHKPEAFEDQMFLDHLFGGIYWAAQGESKLPGGKPARH from the coding sequence ATGAAATCCAGAATTTTACAATTCACCTGTTTTATCATTTTAACTTTCAACCATATGGCTTTTGCCCAAGACCAATTTAAGGTGTTGTTATTTACCGTACAAGACACCTGGCACTACGAATGTATTCCCAATGCGGTAGACGCTTTTCACAAAATGGCCGCCGAACATCAGTTTAAGTTTGATTGGACGCAAAGTTCCGAAGACCTCGCCCTAAAATTACCTTCCTACGACGTGGTGGTATTTTTAAATGCGAATACCGACAATTTAACCAATGAACAGCTCAAGGTTTTACAAACGCACATTCAAAACGGGAACGGCTTCGTGGGAGTCCACTCCACCTCCGATAGTGAGATTAGAAACCCTTGGTTCGACAATCTTATAGGCGGGGTTTTTAGGGACCATCCGCAATTTCAAGCTGCCGTTCTAAGCAATCATGATGCCAATTTCCCCTCAAACCTACATCTGCCGGAAAAATGGTTGTGGAGCGACGAATGGTACAATTTTGACCTCTTGAAATCTGATGCCATCAAAGTACTTCTATCCGTAGACGAAGACACCTATGATTACCAGAAGGGATATGACGAAATACCGCTAAAAGGTATGGGCAAAAACCACCCTATAGCATGGTATCAATTCTACGATGGTGGGCGTTCTTTTTATACGGCACTGGGCCATAAGCCCGAAGCGTTTGAAGATCAAATGTTTTTAGACCACCTGTTCGGAGGTATCTACTGGGCCGCCCAGGGGGAAAGTAAACTACCTGGGGGCAAGCCCGCGAGGCATTAA
- a CDS encoding RNA polymerase sigma factor: MSDHLSDKELLDKVRLGDQESFRQVYDRYFNDLYGYTSALLQDRQLAEDLIQELFIHLWEKKSTIEIVHLKAYLTTALRRKIINVYRNNKYVDLDETIIATLPSPNGIDDKLRENDLEQEFKTTLNKLPKKCRNVFYLSRIKMYKNREIAEELDISIRTVEAHISNALRHFKVH, translated from the coding sequence ATGAGTGACCATTTATCTGACAAGGAGCTACTTGATAAAGTAAGATTGGGCGACCAAGAGTCATTCAGACAGGTCTACGATAGATATTTTAACGACCTATATGGCTATACCTCGGCACTGTTGCAAGATCGGCAACTGGCAGAAGACCTGATACAGGAACTTTTTATACACCTGTGGGAAAAGAAGTCCACTATCGAAATCGTACATTTAAAGGCCTACTTGACTACGGCACTCCGCCGCAAAATTATCAATGTATATCGTAACAATAAGTACGTAGATTTAGATGAGACCATCATTGCGACCCTTCCCAGCCCGAATGGGATAGATGATAAGTTGCGTGAAAATGATTTGGAACAGGAGTTTAAGACCACCTTGAACAAGCTTCCCAAAAAATGTAGGAACGTATTTTATCTCAGTCGGATCAAAATGTACAAAAACAGGGAAATCGCCGAAGAGCTCGATATCTCTATCCGAACGGTCGAAGCACATATCAGTAATGCACTGCGGCATTTCAAGGTACACTAA
- a CDS encoding SusC/RagA family TonB-linked outer membrane protein has product MKIKVLKNRLKLKVIGFLLLSTCFTALAKPSNGEVDEIKITLEENNKTLVEIFDHVEAVSHASFVYSERIQRLNITKSVDFKDASLEAVMYRLSKEFPINYKIIAKTVTVTLADIVQDKVKVSGTLEDVQGVALMGVSVMEVGTQNGIVTDFDGNFSIQMARGGTLEFSYMGMLTQTMTISEDQSGLIVVLKSDEQMLEEVVVIGYGSKSKEKLIDAVNKVDVSTIENRPLSNAANALQGVSPGLNITQSSGKPGQSPRINIRGFTSINGGSPLVIVDGVEGDINNLNPSDIESVSVLKDAGASAIYGARGAFGVVLVTTKKAKKGNISVNVNHTTAFSSPTMNTDFLTDPYKSTMLVDEAFRTAVGRSYTGYTEQDYDALLEVSQDPSKARVVIDNRNGRDQYVHYGATDWWNTFFRKSAPSNITNVSLSGGSDKVRTFFSYRNYESTGILKVQDDIYKQYNLRGKIEVDANDWLTFTNNMQFNRSNDLQHGGSQYGNYADPWGSLLWVHAIPAYSPTNPDGNALWRTELNNYTVGDGVYAALLHGKSKQETVNQEFSNIATAVISPFEGLDITTSYALRKQTYNRYQRSTRIPYSIFVGEVGTMGSDRLKEYNTQSSYDAFNIYGEYKKQLGDHFVSGMVGFNQESFETKSFEASKLNSISDDLNSLGLATSNAEASGSASAWALQGVFYRLSYDYKKKYLLEMNGRYDGSSRFPSDYRWGFFPSVSAGWVVSNEDFLKEVHAVSQVKLRASYGSLGNQNIDDYAYIPTLNKDIDFGYAMDGSTLDYIESPNLNPRAITWEEVKTLNLGTDLSFFKNRLTTSFDWYQRNTEGMLTKGATLPSVLGAPSPQENAADLQTRGFELSLGYNDSFEIGNDSFEFSVVGTLSNSKTKITRFDNPNNSLSDFYEGMTIGELWGYDVEGLFQTEEEVAAHADQTRVSNRIVAAGGLQPGDVKYTDLNNDGVIDDGENTLENPGDRKILGNTAPQYLYSFKLNAAYKGFDFSAFFQGVGKQDWYPNRDSRLFWAMYNRPYDSFIRKDMVGEIWTPENTDAYYPRLFGYIALSESDALGAVNNRYLQSVAYLRMKNLTLGYTLPSGITERMPFNKLRLYFSGENLLTFSKLTDYIDPEAASNSVNLNSPSTSTNRSTAQSTPFSKIYSLGISLQF; this is encoded by the coding sequence ATGAAAATAAAAGTACTAAAAAATAGATTGAAGCTAAAAGTCATTGGATTTTTACTTCTGTCGACCTGTTTTACCGCGCTTGCAAAGCCAAGCAATGGAGAGGTCGATGAAATCAAAATTACGCTAGAGGAGAACAATAAGACCTTGGTCGAAATATTCGATCATGTTGAAGCGGTTTCCCATGCCTCCTTTGTTTACAGTGAAAGGATACAGCGTTTGAATATTACCAAAAGTGTCGATTTTAAAGATGCTTCACTAGAAGCGGTAATGTACCGTCTTTCAAAAGAATTCCCCATAAACTATAAGATTATCGCCAAAACGGTCACCGTAACCCTTGCCGATATCGTACAAGACAAGGTGAAAGTTTCGGGAACCCTAGAAGATGTACAAGGCGTGGCCTTAATGGGGGTCAGTGTGATGGAAGTGGGGACCCAAAATGGTATTGTTACCGATTTTGATGGCAATTTTTCAATTCAAATGGCACGTGGGGGAACATTGGAATTTTCCTACATGGGGATGTTGACCCAGACCATGACGATTTCGGAAGATCAATCGGGATTGATCGTTGTTCTTAAGTCTGACGAACAAATGTTGGAAGAGGTAGTCGTTATCGGCTACGGTAGCAAAAGCAAGGAAAAGCTGATCGACGCCGTAAACAAGGTCGATGTTTCCACTATCGAAAACAGACCGCTGTCAAATGCGGCCAATGCTTTGCAGGGGGTGAGCCCAGGTTTGAACATTACCCAGTCAAGTGGTAAACCGGGGCAATCGCCTCGAATAAATATTCGCGGTTTTACTTCCATTAATGGAGGGTCTCCCTTGGTCATTGTCGATGGGGTAGAAGGGGATATCAATAATTTGAACCCTAGCGATATTGAGTCCGTTAGTGTATTGAAAGATGCCGGTGCATCTGCCATTTATGGGGCCCGAGGTGCTTTTGGGGTAGTCTTGGTTACGACAAAAAAAGCGAAGAAGGGCAATATTTCAGTGAATGTAAACCATACCACGGCCTTTAGTTCCCCGACCATGAACACGGACTTTTTAACCGACCCGTATAAGTCTACCATGTTGGTCGATGAAGCGTTCAGAACGGCGGTAGGAAGGTCGTATACCGGTTATACCGAACAAGATTACGACGCACTTTTGGAAGTGTCCCAAGATCCTTCAAAGGCTAGGGTGGTCATCGATAATAGAAATGGGCGCGACCAGTACGTGCATTATGGGGCAACCGATTGGTGGAATACCTTCTTTAGAAAAAGCGCACCTTCGAACATTACCAATGTTTCCCTTTCGGGAGGCTCGGATAAGGTTAGGACGTTTTTCTCGTACCGAAACTATGAATCTACGGGTATTCTAAAGGTTCAAGATGATATCTATAAGCAATACAACTTAAGGGGAAAGATAGAGGTAGATGCGAATGATTGGCTGACCTTTACGAACAACATGCAGTTCAACCGTTCGAACGACCTACAACACGGGGGCAGTCAATACGGAAACTATGCCGACCCTTGGGGCAGTTTATTGTGGGTACATGCCATTCCGGCCTATAGCCCTACCAATCCCGACGGTAACGCACTATGGAGAACCGAATTGAACAACTATACGGTCGGCGACGGGGTCTATGCGGCCCTCTTGCACGGTAAGTCAAAGCAAGAAACCGTAAATCAGGAATTCTCGAATATCGCTACAGCGGTCATTAGTCCTTTTGAAGGTTTGGATATTACTACGAGCTACGCCTTGCGAAAGCAAACCTACAACAGGTACCAAAGGTCAACGCGAATACCTTATTCCATATTTGTTGGGGAGGTCGGTACCATGGGTAGTGATCGTTTAAAAGAGTACAACACCCAATCGAGTTACGATGCCTTTAATATCTATGGAGAGTACAAAAAACAATTGGGCGACCATTTCGTGAGCGGTATGGTAGGTTTCAACCAAGAGTCTTTTGAAACCAAGAGTTTTGAAGCCAGCAAGCTGAATAGTATTTCAGATGATTTAAACTCCCTAGGTTTGGCCACCTCCAACGCCGAAGCCAGTGGTAGCGCCTCGGCCTGGGCCTTGCAGGGTGTTTTTTACCGCTTGTCTTACGACTATAAGAAAAAGTATCTCTTGGAGATGAACGGTCGCTACGATGGATCGTCGAGATTTCCGTCTGATTATCGTTGGGGCTTTTTCCCCTCGGTTTCTGCAGGCTGGGTAGTTTCTAACGAAGATTTCCTAAAGGAGGTCCACGCCGTCAGCCAAGTGAAATTACGTGCCTCTTATGGGTCATTGGGCAACCAAAACATTGATGACTACGCCTATATCCCTACTTTGAATAAGGATATTGATTTCGGTTATGCCATGGATGGGTCTACCTTAGATTATATCGAGTCGCCCAACCTGAACCCAAGGGCAATTACTTGGGAAGAGGTAAAGACCTTGAATTTGGGTACCGACCTTTCCTTCTTTAAGAACCGCTTGACCACTAGTTTCGACTGGTATCAGCGCAATACCGAAGGGATGTTGACCAAAGGAGCGACTTTGCCGAGTGTATTGGGTGCGCCATCGCCCCAAGAGAATGCGGCCGATTTGCAAACCAGGGGCTTTGAACTGTCTTTGGGCTATAATGATTCCTTCGAAATTGGGAATGATTCTTTTGAGTTTTCGGTCGTAGGTACCTTGTCGAATTCCAAAACAAAAATTACCCGCTTCGATAACCCGAACAATAGTCTATCCGATTTTTATGAAGGTATGACGATCGGCGAGCTTTGGGGCTATGATGTGGAGGGACTCTTTCAAACGGAAGAGGAAGTGGCCGCCCATGCCGATCAGACCAGGGTGTCGAACCGAATTGTGGCCGCCGGAGGTCTACAGCCCGGTGATGTAAAGTATACCGACTTGAATAACGACGGGGTAATCGATGATGGTGAAAATACCTTGGAGAATCCTGGCGATAGAAAGATTTTAGGGAATACTGCCCCTCAATACCTTTATAGCTTTAAGTTGAATGCCGCCTACAAAGGTTTTGACTTTTCCGCCTTCTTTCAAGGTGTTGGCAAGCAAGATTGGTATCCGAATCGCGATTCGAGATTGTTTTGGGCCATGTACAACCGACCTTATGATTCCTTTATCCGAAAGGATATGGTCGGTGAGATCTGGACGCCCGAAAACACCGATGCGTATTACCCAAGGCTTTTTGGGTATATCGCACTTTCCGAAAGCGATGCACTGGGAGCGGTAAACAATCGATATTTGCAGAGTGTGGCCTACCTACGGATGAAGAACCTGACTTTGGGCTATACCTTGCCAAGTGGTATTACCGAACGCATGCCCTTCAATAAACTAAGACTTTATTTTAGCGGTGAGAACCTTTTGACCTTTAGTAAACTCACCGATTACATCGACCCCGAAGCGGCCAGTAATTCGGTAAACCTTAATTCTCCCTCGACTTCCACGAATAGGAGTACGGCCCAATCAACGCCGTTTTCCAAAATATATTCACTAGGTATTTCACTACAATTTTAA
- a CDS encoding FecR family protein codes for MNTDEFIKILEKYASGHATEEEREIVDAYFDKQQLPSDLTPLSTAKTKSNLYRRIEGEMKEVKHIGPSYRSFYSIGIAASILLVIGLFIFLGYGPEPTMRTVQTRYGEKQEVLLPDGTFVMLNSGSSIQFPDQFQEGLREVVLEGEAFFRVHRDTSRPFRVKTQELTTEVLGTSFNINSFAEKDSITVSVATGKVMVKNSDGLKEILLPDHQLHYHKTTYAYRKSADESAIDAAWTSNTIYLNNIRLEEALYMLEKWFDVSIRLSDPSLADKKVIGKYRNPNLRQTMESLSFLLGIEFKEKSPSTYTVIPKTRLPM; via the coding sequence TTGAATACCGATGAATTCATAAAAATATTAGAGAAGTATGCTTCGGGTCACGCCACGGAAGAGGAAAGGGAGATCGTGGATGCGTATTTTGATAAACAACAATTACCATCTGACCTTACACCTCTATCTACAGCGAAGACAAAGTCGAATCTGTATCGACGAATAGAAGGGGAGATGAAAGAGGTCAAGCATATAGGTCCCTCGTACAGGTCCTTTTATAGCATAGGCATTGCGGCCAGTATTCTTCTTGTGATCGGCCTCTTTATATTTCTAGGCTACGGGCCCGAGCCCACAATGCGTACGGTACAAACCCGCTATGGCGAAAAGCAGGAAGTGCTATTGCCCGATGGTACTTTTGTGATGCTGAACTCTGGGAGCTCCATACAGTTTCCCGACCAGTTCCAAGAAGGTTTACGGGAAGTTGTATTGGAAGGGGAAGCCTTTTTCAGGGTGCACCGAGATACGAGCCGTCCTTTTCGTGTAAAGACCCAAGAGCTGACCACCGAGGTGTTGGGCACCTCGTTTAATATCAATTCATTTGCTGAGAAAGACAGCATTACCGTAAGTGTGGCCACTGGGAAGGTCATGGTAAAAAACAGCGATGGGCTAAAGGAAATTCTACTTCCCGACCATCAATTGCATTATCACAAAACCACATATGCTTATAGAAAATCGGCCGATGAATCTGCTATAGATGCAGCTTGGACCTCCAACACCATTTATCTCAATAACATAAGGCTTGAAGAGGCCCTATATATGTTGGAAAAATGGTTCGATGTGTCCATACGTCTATCCGACCCCTCCTTGGCAGATAAAAAAGTAATAGGGAAATATCGTAATCCCAATTTACGGCAGACCATGGAGAGCTTGAGTTTTTTACTCGGAATAGAATTTAAGGAGAAGTCGCCATCTACGTATACAGTTATTCCTAAAACCCGCTTGCCTATGTAA
- a CDS encoding RagB/SusD family nutrient uptake outer membrane protein encodes MKFKYTILICILLLVGCSDDYLDKEPLSDVTENNFFLKASDLQLYTNGFYRMLPSTSIYDGDAVADNIVSTTLSEEMRGARTIPTTGGGWDWAYLRDINYFIENYEKCEDESAKLHYSGVAYFFRAYFYFQKLQRFGEVPYYETTISADDMESLQAPRESRQFITDRILEDLDRAIANLNEEVQAYRITKYSALALKSRVALYEGTFGKYRNLPGFETYLNASVDASLELMENSPYGVYSTGSTGTDYMNLFNSQDAQTSEMILSRQFTQTVAVDHNVNYYTTTSSYGRPGMPKDLVNSYLMADGSRFTDLPNYNQIFFTDEVADRDPRLSQTVRTPGYTRKGEAMELAPNLGATMTGYQLIKYVSEPVYDTYDESISDLPVLRFGEVLLNFAEAKAELGTLSQADLDASVQLLRNRVGMPAMSLDDANSNPDAFLEDQYPNVSGANKGVILEIRRERRIELYMENHRWNDVVRWKAGQALTKPLRGLYFPGAGEYDMDSDGNADVVLFEGDEPEGQVQGVQYIKIGSDIFFDADNLIDPQPDFNNRMFDEERDYLYPLPRVELQLNPNLTQNPGWE; translated from the coding sequence ATGAAATTTAAATATACAATACTGATTTGCATCTTGCTTTTGGTTGGCTGTAGCGATGATTATCTCGATAAGGAACCGCTCTCCGACGTCACCGAGAACAATTTCTTTTTAAAGGCAAGCGATTTACAGCTGTACACCAATGGCTTTTATAGAATGTTACCAAGTACGAGTATCTATGATGGGGACGCGGTTGCCGACAATATCGTTTCAACGACCCTAAGTGAGGAAATGAGAGGGGCCAGGACCATACCTACCACAGGCGGTGGATGGGATTGGGCCTATCTGAGGGACATCAACTATTTTATCGAGAACTACGAAAAGTGTGAAGATGAGTCCGCCAAGCTCCATTATAGCGGAGTGGCCTATTTTTTTAGGGCGTATTTCTATTTCCAGAAACTCCAAAGGTTTGGCGAAGTGCCCTATTACGAGACGACCATTAGTGCCGATGATATGGAAAGCCTTCAGGCACCACGCGAGAGCCGTCAGTTTATAACGGATCGGATCTTAGAGGATCTGGATCGTGCAATCGCCAACTTGAACGAGGAAGTCCAAGCCTATCGTATTACGAAATACAGTGCCCTTGCCCTAAAATCACGGGTGGCCCTATATGAAGGTACCTTTGGCAAATACCGCAATCTGCCCGGATTTGAAACCTATCTAAATGCCAGTGTCGATGCTTCCCTCGAACTGATGGAAAACTCGCCATACGGTGTGTATAGTACAGGAAGTACAGGCACTGATTACATGAACCTTTTCAATTCCCAAGATGCCCAGACCAGCGAAATGATCTTAAGTAGGCAGTTTACCCAAACGGTTGCCGTAGATCACAATGTGAACTACTATACTACCACGTCTTCTTACGGTAGGCCTGGTATGCCCAAAGACTTGGTTAACAGTTATTTGATGGCCGATGGTTCACGCTTTACCGATTTACCGAACTACAACCAAATCTTTTTTACCGATGAAGTGGCAGATAGGGATCCAAGGCTTTCGCAGACCGTGCGTACCCCGGGTTACACCCGTAAGGGAGAAGCTATGGAGCTTGCCCCGAACCTTGGGGCGACCATGACCGGCTACCAATTGATCAAGTATGTTTCGGAGCCGGTATACGATACCTATGACGAGTCGATTTCCGACCTACCAGTCCTTCGCTTTGGGGAAGTACTGTTGAATTTTGCCGAGGCCAAAGCCGAACTTGGCACCCTTAGCCAGGCAGATTTGGATGCATCGGTTCAATTGTTGAGAAATAGGGTAGGAATGCCCGCCATGAGCCTCGATGATGCCAATAGTAATCCCGATGCCTTTTTGGAAGACCAATACCCCAATGTTAGCGGGGCGAACAAAGGCGTAATTCTTGAAATCAGAAGGGAAAGACGTATAGAGCTCTATATGGAAAACCATCGTTGGAACGACGTTGTGCGTTGGAAGGCCGGTCAAGCATTGACCAAGCCCTTACGCGGACTCTATTTTCCCGGGGCGGGAGAGTACGATATGGATTCCGATGGGAATGCCGATGTGGTCTTGTTTGAAGGTGATGAGCCAGAAGGCCAGGTACAGGGGGTGCAGTACATTAAGATCGGGTCGGATATCTTCTTTGACGCCGATAATTTAATCGACCCACAACCTGATTTCAACAATAGGATGTTTGACGAAGAGAGGGACTATCTATACCCTTTACCGAGAGTGGAGTTGCAATTAAACCCGAACCTGACCCAAAATCCGGGTTGGGAATAA
- the hxlA gene encoding 3-hexulose-6-phosphate synthase: protein MAKLQVAIDLLRIEDAIALATKVSPYIDIIELGTPLIKSEGLSGIRKMKDAFPDKLVLADLKTADAGELEADMAFGAGADYITVLGATGDATIAGAVKSAKAHGKGIVVDTIGVKDRVKRAQEAIALGAEFVELHAGLDEQAEEGYSIQVLIDEAARAGVPVSIAGGVNLGSITAVKQSGVTVAVAGAAIYGAEDPTQAAKELKELLEA from the coding sequence ATGGCAAAGTTACAAGTAGCAATAGATTTATTAAGAATAGAAGATGCCATTGCATTGGCGACCAAGGTGTCCCCGTACATCGACATCATAGAATTGGGAACGCCCCTTATTAAGAGTGAGGGCCTATCGGGAATCAGGAAGATGAAAGATGCCTTTCCCGATAAATTGGTCTTGGCCGATCTAAAAACGGCCGATGCAGGGGAGTTGGAAGCCGATATGGCCTTTGGTGCCGGAGCCGATTACATTACGGTGCTAGGGGCAACGGGTGATGCGACCATAGCCGGGGCGGTAAAATCGGCAAAAGCGCATGGCAAGGGTATCGTAGTCGATACCATTGGCGTAAAAGACCGGGTAAAACGTGCCCAAGAGGCCATTGCCTTGGGGGCCGAATTTGTGGAATTGCATGCCGGTCTTGACGAACAGGCCGAAGAAGGATATTCCATTCAGGTATTGATAGATGAAGCTGCCAGGGCGGGAGTACCCGTGTCTATTGCCGGAGGTGTAAACCTAGGCAGTATTACGGCCGTAAAACAATCCGGAGTAACCGTAGCGGTAGCGGGAGCCGCCATTTACGGTGCCGAAGACCCTACCCAAGCGGCCAAGGAGCTAAAGGAATTATTGGAAGCCTAG
- a CDS encoding endonuclease/exonuclease/phosphatase family protein: protein MKKIKKISILALLLLGPFLSRAQSAEVISAMTFNIRYANPKDGINIWENRRDWLCEGINFFDVDVFGAQEVIESQLNDMVERLPAYDYVGIGRNGDKEGEFCPVFFKKETFELMDSGTFWLSETPEKVNSQGWDAALPRIMTWVKLRKIATGEAFYFFNTHFDHRGKTAQLESAKLIRQEIQKIAGDKPFLITGDFNFAPSEEAYTELTSGKPKSLVVIDSKNSAQMVYGPDYTFNGFALEPDQSRERIDYVFIAQGVKVHKHHIIDGQRGGNYISDHFPIKVIVSLR, encoded by the coding sequence ATGAAAAAAATAAAGAAGATAAGTATACTGGCCCTACTGTTGCTAGGACCCTTTTTATCCCGTGCACAGAGCGCCGAAGTGATAAGTGCCATGACCTTTAACATTAGGTATGCCAACCCCAAGGACGGTATCAATATTTGGGAAAACCGAAGGGACTGGCTTTGCGAGGGCATCAATTTTTTTGATGTAGATGTCTTTGGGGCACAGGAAGTGATAGAAAGCCAATTGAACGACATGGTCGAAAGGCTTCCTGCCTACGATTACGTCGGTATTGGAAGAAATGGGGACAAGGAAGGGGAGTTTTGTCCCGTATTCTTCAAAAAAGAGACCTTTGAACTCATGGACAGCGGCACGTTTTGGCTTTCAGAAACGCCGGAAAAGGTGAATTCCCAAGGTTGGGATGCAGCTTTGCCGAGAATCATGACCTGGGTAAAACTTCGAAAAATAGCAACGGGAGAGGCGTTTTATTTTTTCAATACCCATTTTGACCACCGTGGTAAGACGGCCCAATTGGAAAGTGCCAAGCTCATACGGCAAGAGATCCAAAAGATAGCGGGGGATAAGCCATTTTTGATTACGGGCGATTTTAATTTTGCGCCTTCCGAAGAGGCCTATACCGAATTGACGAGCGGAAAGCCCAAAAGCCTTGTCGTAATCGATAGTAAAAATAGCGCCCAAATGGTTTACGGTCCCGACTACACTTTCAACGGTTTTGCCTTGGAGCCTGATCAAAGTAGGGAACGAATAGATTATGTTTTTATTGCCCAAGGCGTAAAAGTCCATAAGCACCACATTATAGACGGGCAAAGGGGAGGCAATTATATTTCCGACCACTTTCCTATCAAGGTAATTGTTAGTTTACGTTAA
- a CDS encoding helix-turn-helix domain-containing protein, with the protein MLSDKVLYIRDLGNCPPAYLNDPARKDFFEIVWLRNEDALHVPQHSFQTLKGDWIYLIPPYRVHQLNKAGKNGVLISFKQELLEGDLKEFLLDVFRMFNIQGEFSCLQVNEESSKGLISVLELLEAEYNQETINLIMVKAVLKVFLLQLIQLKEQHFTLHDINEKRVYEFMLLLEKNYEDQRNAEFYAGKLGISAKRLNQILKEKLNKTGVQIIHDRLILEAKRQIIHSENTIKEIAYKLGFKDHSYFSRFFKLHAGLTPLEFQNKVKEHVISHENTLYS; encoded by the coding sequence ATGCTCAGTGATAAAGTGTTATATATTCGAGATTTGGGCAATTGCCCCCCGGCCTATTTAAACGACCCGGCAAGAAAGGATTTTTTTGAAATCGTATGGTTGCGCAATGAAGATGCCCTTCATGTTCCGCAACACAGTTTTCAAACCTTAAAAGGGGATTGGATCTATTTGATTCCCCCCTATAGGGTCCACCAATTGAACAAGGCAGGAAAAAACGGGGTATTGATTTCCTTTAAACAAGAATTGTTGGAGGGCGACTTAAAGGAATTTCTGTTGGATGTGTTCCGGATGTTCAATATACAAGGGGAATTTTCCTGCCTTCAGGTCAACGAGGAGAGTTCAAAGGGACTCATTTCGGTTCTTGAACTTTTGGAAGCCGAGTACAATCAGGAAACCATCAATTTAATCATGGTAAAGGCCGTCTTAAAGGTTTTTCTTCTCCAATTGATCCAGCTAAAAGAGCAGCATTTTACCTTGCACGATATTAACGAAAAGCGGGTCTACGAGTTTATGCTCTTGCTCGAAAAAAATTACGAAGATCAACGCAATGCCGAGTTCTACGCCGGAAAACTGGGGATAAGCGCTAAGCGCCTCAACCAAATCCTCAAGGAGAAACTGAACAAGACCGGGGTGCAAATCATACACGATAGGCTCATATTGGAAGCCAAGCGGCAGATCATACACAGTGAGAATACCATTAAGGAAATAGCCTATAAACTTGGGTTTAAGGACCACTCCTATTTTAGCCGCTTTTTTAAACTACATGCAGGACTCACCCCTTTGGAATTTCAAAATAAGGTGAAGGAACATGTGATTTCCCATGAAAATACTTTGTATAGCTAA
- the hxlB gene encoding 6-phospho-3-hexuloisomerase, whose protein sequence is MENILDESKTRLVESAMKSIANEHLRLMELIPYGEWAALIPVITQAKRIFIMGAGRTGLMMKAAAMRFMHLGYEVHVVGETTSPAIGAGDVLIAGSGSGTTLGIVNAAETTKRVGAGLICFTTNPDSRLALLSDHVVRIPAAEKQGRDESISKQYAGSLFEQSLLLGLDALFQTLWELDGSPASELWKRHANME, encoded by the coding sequence ATGGAGAACATACTTGATGAAAGCAAGACCCGATTAGTGGAAAGTGCAATGAAGTCCATTGCAAACGAGCACCTTAGGTTAATGGAGCTTATCCCATATGGGGAATGGGCCGCTTTAATTCCCGTGATTACGCAGGCCAAACGTATTTTTATAATGGGAGCGGGGCGCACCGGACTCATGATGAAGGCGGCGGCAATGCGTTTTATGCACTTAGGCTACGAGGTACATGTAGTGGGGGAAACCACCTCACCGGCCATAGGTGCGGGCGATGTACTGATTGCCGGTTCGGGTTCGGGTACGACCCTGGGTATCGTCAACGCCGCGGAAACCACGAAGCGGGTAGGGGCAGGACTGATATGCTTTACGACCAACCCCGATTCACGATTGGCCCTATTGTCTGACCATGTGGTGCGCATACCCGCGGCAGAAAAGCAGGGACGTGACGAATCTATTTCCAAGCAATATGCGGGCAGTCTTTTTGAACAATCGCTCTTATTGGGTTTAGACGCTTTATTTCAGACCCTTTGGGAATTGGACGGGAGTCCGGCTTCCGAACTTTGGAAGCGGCACGCCAATATGGAATAA